In Candidatus Binataceae bacterium, one genomic interval encodes:
- a CDS encoding MCT family MFS transporter yields the protein MSATPDTRRPEIADKAAGPCRRIPILDRILTLDRILPTEPDSPRAWLIVFAAFLSMFTLFAVAYSFGAFVKPMTAEFHSGRAAISAIFSITAFIYFLFGAAAGHISDRIGPRPMMIASALLMGAGLVLTAAIGHLWLSYLTYGVGVGLGVACGYSPMVAVVSGWFVQRRNTALGIAISGIGFGTIVGAPLAAKCIPQYGWRMTYVLFGVASAALLLVAGALVKRSPTARGRTGPTAGEALRAPVFMLLYASSFLCSVPLFVPFVFLPGFARDLGTSAVSSAALIGVIGIGSVVGRLGLGALADRMSLVGLYIFCFLLQASSYAIWLGAHSYPTLVVFALAIGTGYGGYVALAPAVLAQFFGTGNLGALVGSLYTSNAFGTLIGPPLAGFIIDRTGGYRWAIGAALAMASGAVIILLPLPKIEVPDSAP from the coding sequence GTGAGCGCCACACCCGACACGCGACGACCGGAGATTGCGGATAAAGCCGCCGGTCCGTGTCGCCGAATCCCGATACTCGACCGCATCCTCACGCTCGACCGCATTCTACCGACCGAGCCGGATTCGCCGCGGGCCTGGCTGATTGTCTTCGCCGCGTTCCTCTCGATGTTTACGTTGTTCGCGGTGGCGTACAGCTTTGGCGCTTTCGTTAAGCCGATGACGGCGGAGTTCCATTCCGGCCGCGCCGCAATCTCCGCGATCTTCTCGATCACCGCATTCATCTATTTTCTCTTCGGCGCCGCGGCCGGCCACATCTCCGACCGCATCGGCCCGCGTCCGATGATGATCGCGAGCGCGCTCCTGATGGGAGCCGGGCTCGTCCTGACCGCCGCGATCGGCCATCTGTGGCTTAGCTACCTGACCTATGGCGTCGGCGTCGGTCTGGGCGTCGCCTGCGGATACTCGCCGATGGTGGCGGTGGTCAGCGGATGGTTCGTGCAACGGCGCAATACGGCGCTCGGGATCGCCATCTCGGGCATCGGTTTCGGCACGATCGTCGGCGCGCCGCTCGCCGCCAAGTGCATCCCGCAATATGGATGGCGCATGACGTACGTGCTGTTCGGCGTGGCGAGCGCCGCGCTGCTCCTGGTTGCCGGTGCGCTGGTGAAGCGCTCGCCGACCGCGCGCGGCAGGACCGGCCCTACCGCGGGCGAGGCGCTGCGGGCGCCCGTCTTCATGCTGCTGTACGCGTCCTCGTTCCTGTGCTCGGTTCCACTCTTCGTCCCGTTCGTGTTCCTACCCGGATTCGCGCGCGACCTCGGAACAAGCGCTGTCTCGAGCGCCGCGTTGATCGGCGTAATCGGCATCGGGAGCGTCGTGGGGAGGCTGGGGCTGGGCGCGCTCGCCGACCGGATGAGCCTCGTCGGGCTCTACATCTTCTGCTTTCTGCTGCAGGCGTCGAGTTACGCCATCTGGCTTGGCGCCCACTCATATCCGACGCTGGTGGTTTTTGCGCTGGCGATCGGCACGGGCTATGGCGGTTACGTGGCGCTGGCGCCGGCGGTTCTGGCGCAATTCTTCGGCACCGGCAATCTAGGCGCGCTGGTCGGCTCGCTCTACACAAGTAACGCCTTCGGAACGCTTATCGGGCCGCCGCTCGCCGGCTTCATCATCGACCGCACCGGCGGCTACCGATGGGCGATCGGCGCGGCGCTGGCGATGGCGAGCGGAGCGGTTATCATCCTGCTGCCGCTGCCGAAAATCGAGGTTCCCGATTCCGCGCCTTAG
- the kdpA gene encoding potassium-transporting ATPase subunit KdpA, protein MFWNAVFQVGTFLAIVTVLSVPLGLYMARVFAHEPTFLDPVLGPLERLIYRVCRVRPTSEMTWSEYAVAMLMFSMVGMVVLYLMQRLQAFLPLNPQKFAGVPSDLAFNTAASFTTNTNWQAYGGESTMSYLTQMAGLAFHNFVSAAAGIAIAIAVIRGFVRRTAKTLGNFWVDLTRATLWVLLPISLVFALVLVWQGVPDNFSPYTQVKTVEGAAQVVAQGPVASQEIIKELGTNGGGFFNSNSSHPYENPTRLSDLIELVAIFVIGAALTHTFGQMAGDRRQGWAVFVTMALLFLMGVTPAIWAEQRGNPQFAALGLHQQASAGQSGGNMEGKETRFGPIDSALWATVTTDTSCGAVNSMHDSFTPLGGLVPLVNMQIGEIIFGGVGSGLYGMLVMAVLSVFIAGLMVGRTPEYLGKKIEGREMKLAMLFILIFPAVILLPAAIAIVTGPGLAGITNPGPHGFSQILYAYTEASANNGSAFAGLNANSLFYNSTLAFVMLFGRFMMKIPVLALAGSLAGKKVVPPSAGTFPTHGAIFVLLLIGVILIVAALTFFPADALGPIVEHLAMMQGKLY, encoded by the coding sequence ATGTTCTGGAACGCTGTTTTCCAGGTAGGGACTTTTCTAGCCATCGTCACTGTCCTGAGCGTGCCGCTCGGGCTTTACATGGCGCGAGTCTTCGCCCATGAGCCGACGTTTCTCGACCCGGTGCTCGGGCCGCTCGAGCGGCTAATCTATCGGGTCTGCCGGGTGCGGCCAACGAGCGAGATGACGTGGAGCGAGTACGCCGTCGCGATGCTGATGTTCAGCATGGTCGGGATGGTGGTGCTTTATCTGATGCAGCGGCTGCAGGCGTTTTTGCCGCTCAACCCGCAGAAGTTCGCCGGTGTGCCGTCCGACCTCGCCTTCAACACCGCGGCGAGCTTCACCACCAACACCAACTGGCAGGCCTACGGCGGCGAGTCCACCATGAGCTATCTGACGCAGATGGCCGGTCTCGCGTTTCACAATTTCGTCTCGGCCGCGGCCGGCATCGCGATCGCGATCGCGGTGATTCGTGGCTTCGTGCGTCGCACCGCCAAGACCCTGGGGAATTTCTGGGTCGATCTGACGCGTGCGACGCTATGGGTTCTGCTGCCCATCTCGCTGGTCTTCGCGCTGGTGCTGGTCTGGCAGGGTGTGCCGGATAACTTCAGCCCGTACACGCAGGTCAAGACGGTCGAGGGCGCCGCGCAGGTGGTGGCCCAGGGCCCGGTAGCCTCGCAGGAGATTATCAAGGAACTCGGAACCAACGGCGGCGGCTTTTTCAACTCCAATTCATCGCATCCGTACGAGAACCCGACGCGGCTGTCGGATTTGATCGAGCTGGTGGCGATTTTCGTGATCGGCGCGGCGCTGACGCATACGTTCGGCCAGATGGCCGGGGATCGCCGTCAGGGATGGGCGGTGTTCGTGACCATGGCGCTGCTCTTCCTGATGGGCGTGACGCCGGCGATCTGGGCCGAGCAGCGCGGCAATCCGCAGTTCGCCGCGCTGGGTCTTCATCAGCAGGCGAGCGCAGGTCAGTCTGGCGGCAACATGGAGGGCAAGGAGACCCGCTTCGGCCCGATCGATTCGGCGCTGTGGGCGACGGTCACGACCGATACCTCGTGCGGCGCGGTCAACTCGATGCACGACAGTTTTACGCCGCTCGGCGGCCTGGTTCCGCTGGTCAACATGCAGATCGGCGAGATCATCTTCGGCGGCGTGGGTTCGGGCTTGTACGGAATGCTGGTGATGGCGGTGCTCTCGGTGTTCATCGCGGGGCTGATGGTCGGACGAACGCCGGAGTACCTGGGCAAGAAAATCGAAGGGCGCGAGATGAAGCTCGCGATGCTCTTTATCCTGATCTTTCCCGCGGTGATCCTGCTGCCGGCCGCGATCGCGATCGTAACCGGGCCGGGTCTCGCGGGCATCACCAATCCCGGCCCGCACGGCTTCTCGCAGATTCTGTACGCCTATACGGAAGCCTCGGCCAACAACGGTTCGGCATTCGCTGGGCTCAACGCCAACAGCCTTTTCTACAACTCGACGCTCGCGTTCGTGATGCTGTTCGGACGCTTCATGATGAAGATTCCGGTGCTCGCGCTGGCCGGCTCGCTGGCGGGCAAGAAAGTGGTGCCGCCGAGCGCCGGCACCTTTCCGACTCACGGCGCGATCTTCGTCCTGCTGCTGATCGGCGTGATCCTGATCGTCGCCGCGCTGACCTTTTTTCCGGCCGACGCCCTGGGGCCGATCGTCGAACACCTGGCGATGATGCAGGGCAAGCTCTACTAG
- a CDS encoding phosphotransferase family protein, which yields MYQPTETELREQLSTFIEKQIGGPVALGELTRYPVGFSWLTYGFEATWEEGGQRQHRNLIARIGPPDGVFSPYSAVPQFVALKALEHSGVPVPRVYWYTDSPEVLGAPFFVMEKVEGEAPLPWVPGGGAAFDDATRAALGEQFVAGLAKLHSFEWRGTPAELLDGARDVTQAAAAQIDFWERYLRRHQRRPYPILEWGLLWLRANSPRAPRISVIHGDYRIGNFLVLNGRISAMLDWELVHLGDPHQDLGWMCMRAFRGRSPLMCHLIARDELYRRYQELSGIVVDPRSVAFYEIFGTFTLAVMHVGAPNQFEGGQFDDLRMAAMGAQLWRLLAQLERALSGEIS from the coding sequence ATGTACCAGCCGACCGAGACAGAACTGCGCGAGCAATTGAGCACGTTCATCGAAAAGCAGATCGGCGGGCCGGTCGCGCTTGGCGAATTGACGCGATACCCCGTCGGCTTTTCATGGCTGACCTATGGTTTCGAGGCGACGTGGGAGGAGGGGGGCCAGCGCCAGCATCGCAACCTGATCGCGCGCATCGGACCGCCTGATGGAGTGTTCAGCCCCTACAGCGCGGTGCCGCAGTTCGTCGCTCTCAAGGCCCTCGAACACAGTGGCGTCCCGGTGCCCCGCGTCTATTGGTACACTGATTCGCCCGAGGTCCTGGGCGCGCCCTTCTTCGTGATGGAGAAAGTCGAAGGCGAGGCGCCCCTGCCGTGGGTTCCGGGCGGCGGCGCGGCGTTCGACGACGCGACGCGCGCGGCGCTAGGCGAGCAGTTCGTGGCCGGGCTGGCGAAGCTGCATAGCTTCGAGTGGCGGGGGACGCCGGCAGAGCTACTCGACGGCGCCCGCGACGTGACGCAGGCGGCGGCGGCGCAAATCGATTTCTGGGAGCGATACCTACGGCGGCATCAGCGGCGCCCGTACCCGATTCTGGAATGGGGCCTCCTGTGGCTCCGTGCCAACAGCCCGCGCGCCCCGCGCATCAGCGTGATCCACGGCGACTATCGAATTGGCAACTTCCTCGTCCTGAACGGCCGTATCAGCGCGATGCTGGATTGGGAGCTGGTTCATCTCGGCGACCCCCATCAGGACCTCGGATGGATGTGCATGCGGGCGTTTCGCGGGCGCTCGCCGCTGATGTGTCATCTGATAGCGCGCGACGAACTGTATCGGCGTTACCAGGAGCTGAGCGGAATCGTGGTTGACCCGCGCTCGGTCGCGTTTTACGAGATATTCGGCACTTTCACGCTGGCAGTGATGCATGTCGGGGCACCCAACCAGTTCGAAGGCGGGCAGTTCGACGACTTGCGGATGGCTGCGATGGGCGCGCAGCTATGGCGGCTGCTCGCGCAGCTCGAGAGAGCATTGTCGGGCGAGATATCATGA